One segment of Aquimarina sp. BL5 DNA contains the following:
- a CDS encoding T9SS type A sorting domain-containing protein produces MKFNSSLLMVLFLFISFSTSAQLAIEHYQPPMTLESMINYEFKVKYTSDRDINIFFEFKKAPDQSFGFANVRAQAGTDQIITVPITANSLPPEGNDYFIRTYFFENGSIVTGTVTDVTGIEMTINVTEDKVDFKRPPTQLFSQTNYNIDLAYEAVQERDLILELWSGAGKLGEVRKTVPGGANTETLTLMMNQAPNIGEGYFYKAFVVPTGETTAAATAIANDFTGVSVVDFLGDPCGDEIEEANGLVIIEAEDFDISGTAWQRRTLKTQYTGISYLEWLGNDFFNTPGNGLISAKIKITKTGKYRFQWRNRVGFGNSGSEHNDSWLKFPDVPPEDFYGEKPGGARTYPRGSGLTPNPRGAGDQGWFKIYANSLDWNFNATTGDFEDGRPVYVEFDAPGTYTLQISGRSKNHLIDRIILHNEVSNPTDLDTTPSNCSSVLGVSDFSLSDFGIISYPNPVSDVLFINGLELGDMVDILDVSGRVVIKEGRAGKEAVKDINIAHLVSGMYFLRVRKKGTQGIIIE; encoded by the coding sequence ATGAAATTTAACTCCTCTTTATTAATGGTGCTCTTTCTTTTTATAAGTTTTAGTACCTCTGCTCAGTTAGCCATTGAGCATTATCAACCGCCAATGACTCTGGAGAGTATGATCAATTATGAATTTAAGGTAAAATATACGTCAGATAGGGATATCAACATTTTTTTTGAATTTAAAAAAGCTCCAGATCAGAGTTTCGGTTTTGCAAATGTTCGTGCTCAAGCTGGTACCGATCAAATTATAACTGTACCTATAACAGCTAATAGTCTTCCTCCTGAGGGGAATGATTATTTTATAAGAACTTATTTTTTCGAAAACGGTTCCATTGTTACCGGAACAGTTACAGATGTCACTGGTATCGAAATGACAATAAATGTTACAGAAGATAAAGTAGACTTTAAACGGCCACCTACACAACTTTTTAGTCAGACAAATTATAATATTGACTTAGCTTATGAAGCTGTTCAGGAAAGAGATCTTATCTTAGAATTATGGTCTGGAGCAGGTAAATTAGGAGAAGTGAGGAAAACAGTTCCAGGTGGAGCAAATACCGAAACTCTAACATTAATGATGAATCAAGCTCCAAATATAGGAGAAGGTTATTTTTACAAAGCTTTTGTTGTACCTACTGGAGAGACTACGGCAGCCGCTACAGCTATAGCGAATGATTTTACCGGAGTATCTGTTGTCGATTTCTTAGGAGATCCCTGTGGTGATGAAATCGAAGAAGCAAATGGTTTAGTAATTATAGAAGCAGAGGATTTTGATATTAGTGGAACTGCGTGGCAACGCAGGACATTAAAAACACAATATACTGGGATAAGTTACTTAGAATGGTTAGGGAATGATTTTTTTAACACCCCTGGTAATGGTCTTATTTCCGCGAAAATTAAGATAACTAAAACAGGTAAATATCGTTTCCAATGGAGAAATCGTGTAGGATTTGGAAATAGTGGAAGTGAACATAACGATAGTTGGCTAAAATTTCCTGATGTTCCTCCAGAAGATTTTTATGGCGAAAAACCAGGTGGTGCCAGAACGTATCCAAGAGGATCTGGACTAACACCTAATCCCAGAGGTGCAGGAGACCAAGGTTGGTTTAAAATATATGCTAATAGTTTAGATTGGAATTTCAATGCGACTACAGGTGACTTTGAAGATGGTAGGCCTGTTTATGTAGAGTTTGATGCTCCTGGAACGTATACCTTACAAATATCGGGAAGATCTAAAAACCATTTGATTGATAGAATAATACTACATAATGAAGTGTCTAATCCTACAGATTTAGATACTACTCCATCAAATTGTTCCAGTGTATTAGGAGTATCGGATTTTAGTCTGAGTGATTTTGGGATTATATCATATCCCAATCCAGTTTCGGATGTTTTATTTATAAATGGACTTGAGTTGGGAGATATGGTAGACATATTGGATGTATCCGGTCGAGTAGTTATAAAAGAAGGTCGTGCGGGAAAAGAAGCTGTAAAAGATATTAATATAGCGCATCTAGTTTCTGGAATGTACTTTTTGAGAGTTCGAAAAAAAGGAACACAAGGGATTATAATTGAATAA
- a CDS encoding lipocalin family protein, which produces MKKIFLLLVVSISVCMTSCKSDDDAAGPADTQDKFIGVWKITQEFENGVEQTLETCDLESRLTVTDDQKYSGASYDLENETCVLQETLTGGWENLGSNKYKITPDLDGEEAIEATITFSGNTMTIVTNDEDGELKEILTRV; this is translated from the coding sequence ATGAAAAAAATCTTTTTATTACTAGTCGTTTCAATTTCTGTATGCATGACATCTTGTAAATCTGATGATGACGCTGCCGGACCAGCAGATACCCAGGATAAATTTATTGGAGTTTGGAAAATAACTCAAGAGTTTGAGAATGGTGTAGAACAAACATTAGAAACCTGTGATCTAGAATCTAGATTAACAGTTACAGATGATCAGAAATATAGTGGCGCTTCATACGATTTAGAAAACGAAACATGCGTTTTGCAAGAAACACTAACTGGCGGTTGGGAAAACCTTGGAAGCAACAAATATAAAATTACTCCCGACTTAGACGGGGAAGAAGCTATAGAAGCTACCATAACATTTTCCGGCAACACAATGACCATAGTTACGAATGACGAAGATGGAGAACTTAAAGAAATATTAACTAGGGTATAA
- a CDS encoding TonB-dependent receptor plug domain-containing protein → MRFIKLTTLLILFFSVIGYSQEVNLPVTTKRMSLINILKVFENQLEFNFSYDVTAIENVSLELQKRNLSITSLQQIIELRTSYLLQQVSETDFILIKNTKVIDICAVVVDAASKFELPQADILSNNQTIGITNNKGVFRLQLHPSDSITISYLGYKNKTVKISELSDVDCDTIRLQPAIQNLSEVLVKEYLTGGIQKNQDAAITVSTKKLRILPGLVEPDVLQSLQLLPGINSPTEDPAGLYIRGGTPGQNLVLWDGIKMYQNGHFFNQISTFNPFITKNVTVYRGGTSVRYGDRISGVINIQSDDNLTEKLKVGGGLNLTHTDAYIKLPLSKKFGIMLAGRRSTTDVYQNIAYNNLVRKVFQNTRANIPDIDDVETAEERSREDDFSFSDTNFKMLWKPNDNNTLKFSSIFAENRLDNNKTIIVTPSNNETLVKDILKIRNLGFSLNWDKKYYNNIKQNINFYFSSYDQRYNLIDERETTDNSIKENETINNRIKDIGGEYSLRMPISKNNSINLGYQFTYNQTEFELIDKISDNFFETEDRSAINGNGTNHTIYSEYNYKTPKTYINVGVRGSQLSNANSFFVEPRMFSSYELWDNFTLNTSAELKNQQLNNYLTYNSTFGGEVEALPVSDNVWILSNNSSTGTEADGDDLSLRVVKSMQFTLGALYSYQGWNFDIEGYYKKITDISSLSNIVLELGLSDDDSEIDVFYGKEERIGVDFLIKKRINNYRFWAGYSLSKTINSFPLIQESYYNGDFDQRHVFNFSQTLKVNHFEFALGWNYATGRPFTRIIRDDNDQDGSVIDPRGLNSSRFRDYHRLDASAVYRFKFDKQKDWNGMIGLSLRNIYNRKNVISQTYRENVDNNFNFFIESFDNESLRFTPDLVLRFNF, encoded by the coding sequence GTGAGATTCATAAAACTAACTACATTATTAATACTTTTCTTTTCGGTTATAGGCTATTCACAAGAAGTGAATTTACCAGTAACCACTAAAAGGATGTCTCTGATAAATATCCTAAAAGTTTTTGAGAACCAGCTAGAGTTCAATTTCTCTTATGATGTTACTGCTATCGAAAATGTTTCATTAGAATTACAAAAGAGAAACCTATCTATTACATCTTTACAACAGATAATAGAACTTCGGACTTCTTATTTATTACAACAAGTAAGCGAAACCGATTTTATTTTAATAAAGAATACTAAAGTTATAGATATCTGTGCTGTAGTGGTAGATGCTGCTTCTAAATTTGAATTACCGCAGGCAGATATACTTTCAAATAACCAAACTATAGGGATCACTAATAATAAAGGTGTTTTTAGATTACAACTTCATCCTTCTGATTCTATAACTATATCATATTTAGGATATAAAAATAAAACAGTCAAAATTTCGGAATTATCCGATGTAGATTGTGACACGATTAGATTGCAACCAGCGATTCAAAATCTTAGTGAAGTACTTGTAAAAGAATATTTAACAGGTGGGATACAGAAAAATCAGGATGCTGCTATTACTGTATCTACTAAGAAGCTTAGAATTCTTCCAGGTCTTGTAGAACCCGACGTATTACAAAGTTTACAATTACTCCCTGGAATTAATAGTCCAACAGAAGATCCAGCTGGACTTTACATCCGTGGAGGTACACCAGGTCAGAATTTAGTGCTTTGGGATGGAATTAAAATGTATCAAAACGGTCATTTTTTTAATCAAATTTCTACATTTAATCCCTTTATCACTAAAAATGTAACAGTTTACCGTGGAGGAACTAGTGTACGTTATGGAGATAGAATTTCTGGAGTAATCAATATACAATCCGATGATAATCTTACCGAAAAACTTAAAGTTGGAGGCGGTCTTAATCTTACTCATACAGATGCATACATAAAACTTCCTTTATCCAAAAAATTTGGGATTATGCTTGCTGGCCGAAGATCTACTACAGATGTGTATCAGAATATCGCTTATAACAATCTTGTTAGAAAAGTTTTTCAGAATACACGGGCCAATATTCCTGACATCGATGATGTAGAAACAGCAGAAGAACGTTCTAGAGAAGACGATTTTTCTTTTTCTGATACTAATTTCAAGATGTTATGGAAACCTAATGATAATAATACACTAAAATTCAGTTCTATTTTTGCAGAAAACAGACTTGACAATAATAAGACAATAATAGTAACACCTTCTAACAATGAGACTTTAGTTAAAGATATACTTAAGATAAGAAATCTAGGTTTTAGTCTAAACTGGGATAAAAAATATTATAATAATATTAAACAAAATATAAATTTTTACTTCTCTTCTTATGATCAGCGTTATAACTTAATTGATGAACGAGAAACTACAGATAATTCTATTAAAGAAAATGAAACTATTAACAATAGAATAAAAGATATTGGAGGAGAATATTCGCTACGTATGCCTATTTCAAAAAATAATTCTATAAATCTCGGTTATCAATTTACGTATAATCAAACTGAATTTGAGCTCATCGATAAAATCTCAGATAATTTTTTCGAAACAGAAGATAGATCGGCAATTAACGGAAACGGAACTAATCATACTATCTATTCTGAATATAACTATAAAACTCCTAAAACATATATTAATGTTGGAGTAAGAGGATCGCAATTAAGTAATGCTAATAGTTTTTTTGTAGAGCCTAGAATGTTTTCTTCTTATGAATTGTGGGATAATTTTACACTAAATACTTCTGCTGAACTAAAAAACCAACAACTTAATAACTACCTTACTTATAACAGTACCTTTGGTGGAGAGGTAGAGGCATTACCTGTTTCTGATAATGTATGGATTCTTTCTAACAATTCTAGTACGGGCACGGAAGCAGATGGAGATGATCTTTCCTTACGTGTTGTGAAAAGTATGCAATTTACTCTTGGAGCTCTATACAGTTATCAAGGCTGGAATTTTGACATAGAAGGCTATTATAAAAAAATTACTGATATATCTTCATTAAGCAATATAGTTTTGGAATTAGGTTTATCTGATGATGATTCTGAAATAGATGTTTTTTATGGAAAAGAAGAAAGAATAGGAGTTGATTTTTTAATAAAAAAGAGAATTAATAATTATAGATTTTGGGCAGGATATTCATTAAGCAAAACGATTAATTCTTTCCCATTAATACAAGAGTCATATTATAATGGAGATTTTGATCAACGTCATGTATTTAACTTCTCACAAACTTTAAAAGTTAACCATTTTGAATTTGCTTTGGGTTGGAATTACGCTACCGGAAGACCATTTACTAGAATCATTAGAGATGATAATGATCAAGACGGTTCAGTAATTGATCCTAGAGGTCTTAATTCCAGTAGGTTTAGAGATTACCATCGACTAGACGCCTCTGCAGTGTATCGTTTTAAATTTGATAAACAAAAAGATTGGAACGGAATGATTGGTCTTTCGTTAAGAAACATCTACAATAGAAAAAATGTAATTAGTCAAACATATCGTGAGAACGTAGATAATAATTTTAATTTTTTCATTGAAAGTTTTGACAATGAATCTTTACGATTTACTCCTGATTTAGTTTTACGTTTTAACTTTTAA